Proteins from a single region of Nomia melanderi isolate GNS246 chromosome 9, iyNomMela1, whole genome shotgun sequence:
- the LOC116427828 gene encoding uncharacterized protein LOC116427828 isoform X2 codes for MSGNGSADQQCNNYNKDEAVKLPMLMPCLDTVCVPKVEPCYNRTSDSNEDESNIDKLITSSIHFTTPYKVKDPIILLEKCDKIWETLKLIKTVQNDKSSNTLKSLSVENTNAKSYIKYQPVLSNNNAALPNFKLSVKSTRKLYPCVTCGKIYFERRRLGHHSEKIHGILIATLRSKKSITHKNSIDTEKESSTSKTEQNSLKKFNVKKNQCKQVKDSSSHSVTSRVTESNSGNTSNFQSQARKKDNVINTKDSLTDKGNVRKDQKKGVSHKELTQNRTSVSLHDESSSQQQCILCKKFVKDVRKHLVDYHKIDCSGPMLKELEKSSAMLTDNKVKRDNVNNKYLESSLNTNDKQQFQKNGKRKLNLSETVHKKRYKINGNNYQETKFLQSSKFLCEICLELCRPNSFRKHVTAHHMRGETKENFQLMNCNYFNSSLSSKQNINEKQKCSSLENTNACKDRNVNGSINLLKDKKINEQKFKNRREFYMRSKSKHDTTCFCGRQFRDPYTLYLHKSKCYLVTGETEQHTTKNKRETVPNVTGSDTDRDSRFGISIKIKRRNDSSYEIVRRESDNGKSLQDSTCSRDTELASNSIENIAVTDQQEQQYEITESSKYSENHSFLKIQHVDEDMDIDIEGDSQNGSIISNITNKHPTSEIINDSHEKQQENETKTKDTRSSQIISDVKNSLKKVLQTQKCEKYDNVESDTSVKHNLCICGTLFDTKKALDFHIMKHQLRSQLVCGYCNEKFSDITKWKAHQCTVTKFKIFHDVPVELDCHYCNATLNSYTKFDAHMKLQHFDPVLPFECFHCEKRFSSSTIRRNHIKAEHEKIVCFICKMEYLHNMKTRHEGYHYGLGYPCHMCKKTYSSSYILSKHIKNIHPKQFKMM; via the exons ATGTCAGGGAATGGATCTGCAGATcaacaatgtaataattataataaagatgAAGCAGTTAAGTTACCTATGTTAATGCCATGTCTTGACACTGTATGTGTACCTAAAGTAGAGCCGTGTTATAATAGAACGTCTGATTCGAATGAAGATGAATCGAACATT gataaattaattacatcatCAATTCATTTTACTACACCTTACAAAGTTAAGGATCCTATTATCTTACTTGAGAAGTGTGATAAAATATGGGagacattaaaattaataaaaactgtacaaaatgataaaagcaGTAATACATTGAAATCATTATCAGTGGAGAATACAAATGCAAAATCATACATTAAGTACCAACCAGTATTAAGTAATAACAATGCTGCATTACCAAACTTCAAATTGTCTGTAAAAAGTACCAGAAAATTATATCCTTGTGTTACTtgtggaaaaatatattttgaaagacGAAGGTTAGGCCATCATTCAGAAAAAATACATGGTATTTTAATAGCAACTTTAAGAAGTAAAAAGTCTATTACACATAAAAACAGTATTGATACAGAAAAAGAATCTAGTACCAGTAAAACAGAACAAAACTCtcttaaaaaatttaatgtaaaaaaaaatcaatgtaaACAAGTTAAAGATTCTTCATCGCATTCTGTGACATCACGTGTGACTGAATCTAATAGTGGTAATACTTCAAATTTTCAGTCACAAGCAAGAAAGAAAGAtaatgtaattaacactaaagACAGTTTAACAGATAAAGGAAATGTACGAAAGGACCAAAAGAAAGGAGTATCACATAAAGAATTAACTCAAAATAGAACATCAGTGTCATTACATGATGAATCATCTTCACAGCAGCAGTGTATTCTGTGTAAAAAGTTCGTAAAAGATGTAAGGAAACATTTAGTTGATTACCATAAAATTGACTGTTCTGGTCCTATGTTAAAAGAACTGGAAAAATCTTCAGCTATGTTAACAGATAACAAGGTGAAAAgagataatgttaataataaatacttagaAAGTAGCCTTAATACAAATGATAAGCAGCAGTTCCAAAAAAATGGAAagcgaaaattgaatttatcagAAACAGTTCATAAAAagagatataaaattaatggtaataattatcaagaaacaaaatttttacagAGCAGTAAATTCTTATGTGAAATTTGTTTAGAACTTTGTAGACCTAATAGTTTTAGGAAACATGTAACTGCGCATCATATGCGTggtgaaacaaaagaaaattttcagtTAATGAATTGTAACTACTTCAATTCTTCACTATCcagcaaacaaaatattaatgaaaaacaaaaatgttcatCTCTTGAAAATACTAATGCTTGCAAAGACAGAAATGTAAAtggttcaattaatttattgaaagataagaaaataaatgagcaaaaatttaaaaacagaaGAGAATTTTATATGAGGAGTAAATCTAAACATGATACTACTTGTTTTTGTGGAAGACAATTTCGTGATccttatacattatatttacataaaagcAAATGTTACTTAGTAACTGGTGAAACAGAACAGCATACTACAAAAAATAAGAGAGAAACAGTTCCAAATGTTACAGGAAGTGACACTGACAGAGATTCAAGATTTGGAATTAgcataaaaataaagagaagaaATGATTCTTCCTATGAGATTGTTCGTAGAGAATCAGACAATGGAAAAAGTTTGCAGGATTCTACATGTTCAAGAGATACAGAATTAGCAtcaaattctattgaaaatattgCTGTTACAGATCAACAGGAACAGCAATATGAAATTACAGAATCATCTAAATATAGTGAAAATCacagttttttgaaaattcaacatGTTGATGAAGATATGGATATTGATATTGAAGGTGATTCGCAAAATGGTTccattattagtaatattactaataaacatCCGACAAGTGAAATAATAAACGATTCTCACGAGAAGCAGCAAGAgaatgaaacaaaaacaaaagataCAAGGTCGAGTCAAATAATTTCTGATGTAAAAAATTCACTCAAAAAAGTTCTTCAAACACAAAAATGTGAAAAGTATGATAATGTTGAATCAGATACAAGTGTTAAACATAATCTTTGTATTTGTGGAACTTTGTTTGATACTAAGAAAGCTCTTGATTTCCATATTATGAAACATCAATTACGTTCACAATTAGTATGTGGTTATTGTAATGAAAAGTTTAGTGATATCACTAAATGGAAGGCTCATCAATGTACTGTTACAAAATTTAAGATATTTCATGATGTACCTGTAGAATTAGATTGTCATTATTGTAATGCAACATTAAATtcttatacaaaatttgatgcCCATATGAAGCTTCAACATTTTGATCCTGTACTACCATTTGAATGTTTTCATTGTGAAAAACGCTTTTCTAGTTCTACAATTCGAAGAAATCATATCAAGGCAGaacatgaaaaaattgtttgttttatatgtaaaatGGAATATCTTCATAATATGAAAACCAGACATGAAGGATATCATTATGGTCTTGGATATCCTTGTCACATGTGTAAAAAAACCTATTCTTCtagttatattttatcaaaacatataaaaaatattcatcctAAACAGTTTAAGATGATGTAA
- the LOC116427828 gene encoding uncharacterized protein LOC116427828 isoform X1 — protein MLVHHNDSSYKISRVCWLCIYYQSLSSASSIKMSGNGSADQQCNNYNKDEAVKLPMLMPCLDTVCVPKVEPCYNRTSDSNEDESNIDKLITSSIHFTTPYKVKDPIILLEKCDKIWETLKLIKTVQNDKSSNTLKSLSVENTNAKSYIKYQPVLSNNNAALPNFKLSVKSTRKLYPCVTCGKIYFERRRLGHHSEKIHGILIATLRSKKSITHKNSIDTEKESSTSKTEQNSLKKFNVKKNQCKQVKDSSSHSVTSRVTESNSGNTSNFQSQARKKDNVINTKDSLTDKGNVRKDQKKGVSHKELTQNRTSVSLHDESSSQQQCILCKKFVKDVRKHLVDYHKIDCSGPMLKELEKSSAMLTDNKVKRDNVNNKYLESSLNTNDKQQFQKNGKRKLNLSETVHKKRYKINGNNYQETKFLQSSKFLCEICLELCRPNSFRKHVTAHHMRGETKENFQLMNCNYFNSSLSSKQNINEKQKCSSLENTNACKDRNVNGSINLLKDKKINEQKFKNRREFYMRSKSKHDTTCFCGRQFRDPYTLYLHKSKCYLVTGETEQHTTKNKRETVPNVTGSDTDRDSRFGISIKIKRRNDSSYEIVRRESDNGKSLQDSTCSRDTELASNSIENIAVTDQQEQQYEITESSKYSENHSFLKIQHVDEDMDIDIEGDSQNGSIISNITNKHPTSEIINDSHEKQQENETKTKDTRSSQIISDVKNSLKKVLQTQKCEKYDNVESDTSVKHNLCICGTLFDTKKALDFHIMKHQLRSQLVCGYCNEKFSDITKWKAHQCTVTKFKIFHDVPVELDCHYCNATLNSYTKFDAHMKLQHFDPVLPFECFHCEKRFSSSTIRRNHIKAEHEKIVCFICKMEYLHNMKTRHEGYHYGLGYPCHMCKKTYSSSYILSKHIKNIHPKQFKMM, from the exons ATGTTAGTTCATCATAATGACAGTAGCTACAAAATATCCCGGGTTTGTTGGTTATGTATTTACTACCA GTCTTTGTCTTCCGCATCTTCAATTAAAATGTCAGGGAATGGATCTGCAGATcaacaatgtaataattataataaagatgAAGCAGTTAAGTTACCTATGTTAATGCCATGTCTTGACACTGTATGTGTACCTAAAGTAGAGCCGTGTTATAATAGAACGTCTGATTCGAATGAAGATGAATCGAACATT gataaattaattacatcatCAATTCATTTTACTACACCTTACAAAGTTAAGGATCCTATTATCTTACTTGAGAAGTGTGATAAAATATGGGagacattaaaattaataaaaactgtacaaaatgataaaagcaGTAATACATTGAAATCATTATCAGTGGAGAATACAAATGCAAAATCATACATTAAGTACCAACCAGTATTAAGTAATAACAATGCTGCATTACCAAACTTCAAATTGTCTGTAAAAAGTACCAGAAAATTATATCCTTGTGTTACTtgtggaaaaatatattttgaaagacGAAGGTTAGGCCATCATTCAGAAAAAATACATGGTATTTTAATAGCAACTTTAAGAAGTAAAAAGTCTATTACACATAAAAACAGTATTGATACAGAAAAAGAATCTAGTACCAGTAAAACAGAACAAAACTCtcttaaaaaatttaatgtaaaaaaaaatcaatgtaaACAAGTTAAAGATTCTTCATCGCATTCTGTGACATCACGTGTGACTGAATCTAATAGTGGTAATACTTCAAATTTTCAGTCACAAGCAAGAAAGAAAGAtaatgtaattaacactaaagACAGTTTAACAGATAAAGGAAATGTACGAAAGGACCAAAAGAAAGGAGTATCACATAAAGAATTAACTCAAAATAGAACATCAGTGTCATTACATGATGAATCATCTTCACAGCAGCAGTGTATTCTGTGTAAAAAGTTCGTAAAAGATGTAAGGAAACATTTAGTTGATTACCATAAAATTGACTGTTCTGGTCCTATGTTAAAAGAACTGGAAAAATCTTCAGCTATGTTAACAGATAACAAGGTGAAAAgagataatgttaataataaatacttagaAAGTAGCCTTAATACAAATGATAAGCAGCAGTTCCAAAAAAATGGAAagcgaaaattgaatttatcagAAACAGTTCATAAAAagagatataaaattaatggtaataattatcaagaaacaaaatttttacagAGCAGTAAATTCTTATGTGAAATTTGTTTAGAACTTTGTAGACCTAATAGTTTTAGGAAACATGTAACTGCGCATCATATGCGTggtgaaacaaaagaaaattttcagtTAATGAATTGTAACTACTTCAATTCTTCACTATCcagcaaacaaaatattaatgaaaaacaaaaatgttcatCTCTTGAAAATACTAATGCTTGCAAAGACAGAAATGTAAAtggttcaattaatttattgaaagataagaaaataaatgagcaaaaatttaaaaacagaaGAGAATTTTATATGAGGAGTAAATCTAAACATGATACTACTTGTTTTTGTGGAAGACAATTTCGTGATccttatacattatatttacataaaagcAAATGTTACTTAGTAACTGGTGAAACAGAACAGCATACTACAAAAAATAAGAGAGAAACAGTTCCAAATGTTACAGGAAGTGACACTGACAGAGATTCAAGATTTGGAATTAgcataaaaataaagagaagaaATGATTCTTCCTATGAGATTGTTCGTAGAGAATCAGACAATGGAAAAAGTTTGCAGGATTCTACATGTTCAAGAGATACAGAATTAGCAtcaaattctattgaaaatattgCTGTTACAGATCAACAGGAACAGCAATATGAAATTACAGAATCATCTAAATATAGTGAAAATCacagttttttgaaaattcaacatGTTGATGAAGATATGGATATTGATATTGAAGGTGATTCGCAAAATGGTTccattattagtaatattactaataaacatCCGACAAGTGAAATAATAAACGATTCTCACGAGAAGCAGCAAGAgaatgaaacaaaaacaaaagataCAAGGTCGAGTCAAATAATTTCTGATGTAAAAAATTCACTCAAAAAAGTTCTTCAAACACAAAAATGTGAAAAGTATGATAATGTTGAATCAGATACAAGTGTTAAACATAATCTTTGTATTTGTGGAACTTTGTTTGATACTAAGAAAGCTCTTGATTTCCATATTATGAAACATCAATTACGTTCACAATTAGTATGTGGTTATTGTAATGAAAAGTTTAGTGATATCACTAAATGGAAGGCTCATCAATGTACTGTTACAAAATTTAAGATATTTCATGATGTACCTGTAGAATTAGATTGTCATTATTGTAATGCAACATTAAATtcttatacaaaatttgatgcCCATATGAAGCTTCAACATTTTGATCCTGTACTACCATTTGAATGTTTTCATTGTGAAAAACGCTTTTCTAGTTCTACAATTCGAAGAAATCATATCAAGGCAGaacatgaaaaaattgtttgttttatatgtaaaatGGAATATCTTCATAATATGAAAACCAGACATGAAGGATATCATTATGGTCTTGGATATCCTTGTCACATGTGTAAAAAAACCTATTCTTCtagttatattttatcaaaacatataaaaaatattcatcctAAACAGTTTAAGATGATGTAA